In Parasegetibacter sp. NRK P23, the genomic stretch GAGGTGCCTGGTGCTATTGCCCATGAAGTTAAAATTCACCCCGTTCCAGGTAGTGAGTTTGTCCTTCGCGAAGCGAATGATTTTCCTGTTGGCGCGGAAAAAGACTTCTTTATTGAAAAGGCATACGTTCCATACATCCGCGAAATCAAATTCCGCGGGCGGCAACATTTTTTTGAGGGAAGTATATTCGAGTTCCCCGTTTTTTCCCGGGAAGAAATAACCGAATTCACCCTGTCCGCCCACATAAATTCTTTCATCCGCGTCAATGGCTATTGAGCGCACTATGGTGGCGTTGGGCAGGGGATAAGTTCTCCAGAAAGCCCCGTCGAAAGAGAGCAGGCCATTGTTGTTGCCGAAATACATGATGCCGTGTTTGTCCTGTGCGATGGCCCAGTTCTGCCTGCCGGCATTGTAATCCTGTTTCAGGTAGTTGGTGATATTGGGAATACCGATGGTATTCTGCGCACCGGCACGGAGTGTAAAGAAGAAGAGCGCCGTCAGCAAAAAAGCAGTAGTTCTCATGCGCAAGTGAATCGTTTGGAACAAAAATAGGCGATTCGCGCATAGCAGGAAATCGGAAGAGGATTCTAACGATTGAAGAGAATGGGTGACTTCACGAAAAGTGTATGGAAGACTTCACTAAGGAGTAGGAGGCTTTACGAAGGTATGGGCTACTTCACAAAGGTATAGGTGACTTCCCTAAAAGGTTACGGTGAAAAAAGCCGGAGATGAGCGTTTTTAAACGGGGTGTGCCGGTTTTTCGGTAGAAGTTCGCGTTCGGTGAAAATACGGGTTACCCGGTGCCACCGACGTTGTTTTCTGCCGATGCACCTGTTGAAATGGACGTGTCCGCATCGGTGTTTTACACCGATGCGGACACGTATTAAAACTTTAACGGTTCTACTTAGGAAAATCTGTTATAGGCTTCAGCCGCTGTGGCGTGGTGGTGATGGAATGCAGGAATGCGATCAGGGCGTCGATTTCCCGGTCGTTGAGCGAGAGTTTCTTCAGGATGGGTGAAGTTTTCGGGAGCAGCGAATCGCGGTCGCCTTTGTATACACGCTGGATAGGAGACGGATTGCCGAGGTTATAAAAGAAAACGACATCTTTTAGCGTCGGGAAGTTGCCATGGTGGAACCAGGGGCCGGTGTTAGCGGTTTCACGCAAGGACGGTGTCCTGAACTTACCCACATCGCTTCTGTTTTTGGTAACATTATACAGTCCGAGGTCTTCGCTGGCGCTGGCGAAAAGCGTTTGTCCGTCGTTGTGGAACTGATCGTCGCTGAATACGCCGCTGTTGTGGCAGTTCACGCAACCAGCTTTGGTTCGGAAGAGGTGAAGGCCCAGTACTTCTTCATCTTTCAGCGCCTGGCTCCGTCCTTTGATGAACAGATCGAACCTGCTTTCGGGACTCACGATGGTTCTTTCAAAACAGGCGATCGCTTTGAAGATTTTGTCCATACTGATGCTATCGCTGCCGAAGGCTGCTTTGAACATGGGTTTGTAGCCGCTGAAAGTTTTTACTTTCTTTTCCATATCGTTCACGTTCATGTTCATTTCCACATGATCGGCGATGGGGAATCGGGCCTGGTCCTCCAAACTGTTTGCCCGGCCGTCCCAGAAAAGTTTTTCGAAGTAGGCGGTATTGAACAGGGACATGGCATTTCGTTTCCCGAGTTGCCTGTCGTGGCCGAAGGATACTCTTTTTCCATCACCCCAACCGAGTTGGGGATCGTGGCAGGAGGCGCAGGCGATCTGTCCTGAAACGGAAAGCCGGGGGTCAAAGAAAAGTGTTTTGCCCAATTCCTTTTTAGCCGCATTAAACGGGTTGTCTTTCGGATGCACTACTTCGGGTAAAGCGCCGATGTCTTTAAAGTTTTTCACATTGGGGTCCACGATGGCCTTCGGCCATTGAGCAGGATCGCCGCTGCTGTACAGTTTCCGGAGCAGGGCGATATCGGGATCTTCATGCACACCTTTAAAGGAAAGACAAACCGCGGCCCCGGACGTTACCGCCAGTAACAATGCTATATGTATTTTCTTCATGGAATTTAATTTGCGTTGAACCTGTATCTTCTTTTTATTTCCGAAGGACCTCCGATTTCGGTATCATCGAATTTCACTTCAATTTCAAATACACCGGAACGGGTATCGTAAGTGCCGGGCTGGTCTGAAGGACCAACGCCAATGTGAAGCTTCTCCTTCGCTTTCGTATAGATGGTAATTTTCTGCGGCAGCACAATCACTGTTCCCGTTTCAATGGAATCAGGACTTTTTGGGATGAACTGGAATAATTTAATGGCAGTGAAATTGTAGTAGCCGGAATCACCTGTATAGCCAGGATTAGTTCCATAAAGGTTATTCATGTATAATACATTCGTTCCTTTTCCCGGAACATAAGGGTTCGCAAAACCGAGTTTATCGGGCTCTCCTTCCGTAGTTACAGAGAAACTCGAAAAATTCCTCCATGTCCCCGTCGCCTCCTGGTATATCTGGGGGCCTGGAGAATAGTACTGTTCCGGCTTTGCCCAGGTGGCGGCCAATGCGGGTTTCGCGTAAGTGGGTTGTGCGTCGTATTCTCGCTTACAGCCGGCAGACAGGAGAACGATGAGTGCGGTGGTTAATATCTGAAGTTTCATTGTTTGCAGTTTTATTGTGAAATAGGAATGGGGCAGGCGAATTTGTCATCGGGGTAACTGATGTTGGCGTTGGCGCTCACACAATCGATGCGAACGAGGTTTTTCCGTTTCCTGCTTACGTCAAAAAATGTGTGTCCTTCAAAGCAAAGTTCCCTTCTCCGCTCCGTTAAAATCTCGTTGATGATTTCCTGCTGGTCGGTGGAAGAAAAGTTGGTAGCTGAAGTATTGGCGCGTTTGCGGATGGTATTCAGGTCGGCCAGCGCTTCGGTCAGCATATTGCTTTCGGCATAAGCCTCAGCACGGTTGAGGATCAGTTCCGAAGTGCGGATCAGTTTAATGTTGTTGGCGCTGTCTGATGTGCCCTGGTATTTTTTAGGGAAGAAATACTCCGTCCCGGAGATGGTAGCTTTCACGAACATGGTGGCCGAAGAACGGATATCAGCGGGCAGGTAGAGATTCAGCACATCATTGGTTGCCGCCCACTGCACCTGACTGGTGACAAGCGGGTTGTAGTTTTCCCCAAGACTACCGCCTGTCCTGGTTCCATAGGCCAGTTCAAAAATACTTTCATTCGAAATATTCTTCCTGCTCCAGGAGTTCACGTATTGCGCCCTGGTAAGCAGACGGTAATTATTCGGTGTGATGATATCCGTTGCCAGCGCGATC encodes the following:
- a CDS encoding cytochrome-c peroxidase, with translation MKKIHIALLLAVTSGAAVCLSFKGVHEDPDIALLRKLYSSGDPAQWPKAIVDPNVKNFKDIGALPEVVHPKDNPFNAAKKELGKTLFFDPRLSVSGQIACASCHDPQLGWGDGKRVSFGHDRQLGKRNAMSLFNTAYFEKLFWDGRANSLEDQARFPIADHVEMNMNVNDMEKKVKTFSGYKPMFKAAFGSDSISMDKIFKAIACFERTIVSPESRFDLFIKGRSQALKDEEVLGLHLFRTKAGCVNCHNSGVFSDDQFHNDGQTLFASASEDLGLYNVTKNRSDVGKFRTPSLRETANTGPWFHHGNFPTLKDVVFFYNLGNPSPIQRVYKGDRDSLLPKTSPILKKLSLNDREIDALIAFLHSITTTPQRLKPITDFPK